The Vibrio tarriae genome includes a window with the following:
- a CDS encoding isochorismate synthase, producing the protein MLHFYQAVAQLMEHIRGAKDHDVRFTQPLADKPPFALIDWLDAQPIFPKFYWQSRDTREEVVALGQVYTFTDPAPAYAILGDEQRVWGGRSFDGHTAKNPRCMSSFFFLPQIELIRRDEQWLLAVNINNEPQRTLTALQKLLVEVPTLRSMTAHVTSVEHTPTAANWHDLVGKALAGITEQQFKKVVLARKTTLTLDAPLSAAQLLKASHAQNHHSFHFLLALDSRHSFMGSTPERLYLRHGQNLETEALAGTIGRGANATQDMELAHWLTHDSKNLNENQLVVEDIIESLAPHAEQIHTQREAQLVRLRKVQHLKKRIDAQLKSGVNGVQLLGALQPTAAVAGLPRQAALAFIAENEPFARGWYAGSMGYFSHAQAEFCVAIRSALVVDKQVQLYAGAGIVPGSTAEHEWQELDKKLSTLLSLITDRLPLGVAS; encoded by the coding sequence TTGTTGCATTTTTATCAGGCCGTTGCTCAATTGATGGAGCACATCCGTGGCGCGAAGGATCATGATGTTCGTTTTACTCAGCCGTTGGCCGATAAGCCTCCCTTTGCGCTGATTGACTGGCTTGATGCCCAACCGATTTTCCCCAAATTTTACTGGCAATCGCGTGATACTCGTGAAGAAGTGGTCGCGCTCGGTCAGGTGTACACGTTTACCGATCCTGCTCCGGCGTATGCGATTTTAGGCGATGAGCAGCGAGTATGGGGTGGACGCTCCTTTGATGGGCATACCGCCAAAAATCCGCGTTGCATGTCTTCCTTCTTCTTTCTACCACAGATTGAACTGATTCGACGGGATGAACAATGGTTACTCGCGGTCAATATCAACAATGAGCCGCAGCGCACGCTGACCGCACTGCAAAAACTGCTGGTGGAAGTGCCCACTTTGCGTTCGATGACAGCGCACGTCACTAGTGTCGAACACACGCCAACGGCGGCTAACTGGCATGATTTGGTGGGAAAAGCGCTGGCGGGGATCACCGAACAACAGTTTAAAAAAGTGGTGTTAGCGCGTAAAACAACGCTGACGTTGGATGCACCGCTCAGTGCGGCGCAACTGCTCAAAGCTAGCCATGCCCAAAATCACCACAGCTTTCACTTTCTTTTGGCTCTCGATTCTCGCCACAGCTTTATGGGGTCAACCCCAGAGCGGCTCTACCTACGCCATGGGCAGAATCTGGAAACCGAAGCTTTAGCGGGCACGATTGGCCGGGGAGCTAATGCGACGCAAGATATGGAACTGGCTCACTGGCTGACGCATGACAGTAAAAACCTCAATGAAAATCAGTTGGTGGTAGAGGACATTATCGAAAGCCTCGCGCCACACGCCGAGCAGATCCATACCCAGCGAGAAGCGCAACTGGTGCGATTGCGTAAAGTGCAGCATCTGAAAAAACGCATTGATGCGCAGCTTAAATCTGGGGTCAATGGCGTGCAGTTACTGGGCGCATTACAACCTACCGCCGCGGTTGCGGGTTTACCTCGTCAAGCGGCACTGGCTTTCATCGCGGAAAATGAGCCTTTTGCACGCGGCTGGTACGCAGGCTCCATGGGTTACTTTAGCCATGCGCAAGCCGAGTTTTGTGTGGCGATCCGCAGTGCTTTAGTGGTGGATAAACAAGTTCAGCTCTATGCAGGCGCTGGCATTGTGCCGGGCTCGACTGCTGAGCATGAATGGCAGGAGCTGGATAAAAAGCTCTCTACCTTATTGAGCTTGATAACCGACCGCTTACCGCTGGGAGTGGCATCATGA